One Oceanicoccus sagamiensis genomic region harbors:
- a CDS encoding S1C family serine protease — MKHLALLFITFVMSGCTAAADLSTIFKRVDPAVVVIQTKESVTLESKQGVKKINTGGLGSGIIIDKSGLVMTAAHVVENADQVKISLADGREFSATIISASTMADVALIQINEPPDDLVFVKPWDSDQVKTGEQVFVIGSPYGLEHTLTVGYLSGRRITDGEESLMDLEFLQTDAAVNQGNSGGPLFNKEGRLIGIVSHIRTQSGGNEGLGFAASINMAKSLMLDEGPFWFGAQFIALTEKLTQALNIPYKEGLLVQRVAKGSIGDALGLREGTLPVKIKDNTVLLGGDVLVEIGGDTIYINRAGRNRLFDYIHSIPPGGEMTVTVMRGGKKVVLSATIPDRRDLFN, encoded by the coding sequence ATGAAACATCTCGCTCTACTTTTTATCACCTTCGTTATGAGTGGCTGCACCGCTGCCGCCGACCTTAGCACTATTTTTAAGCGGGTTGACCCTGCGGTTGTTGTTATCCAAACCAAGGAGTCGGTCACTCTGGAATCCAAACAGGGTGTAAAAAAAATTAATACCGGCGGTCTGGGCTCGGGCATTATTATTGATAAAAGCGGTTTAGTGATGACTGCCGCTCATGTGGTGGAAAATGCCGATCAGGTCAAAATCAGCCTGGCGGATGGCAGAGAATTTTCTGCCACCATTATTTCTGCATCCACTATGGCTGATGTCGCACTGATACAAATTAATGAGCCACCGGATGATTTGGTATTTGTTAAACCCTGGGATTCTGATCAGGTTAAAACGGGGGAGCAGGTTTTTGTTATTGGCTCGCCCTACGGCCTTGAGCACACCTTAACCGTCGGCTATTTAAGCGGCCGCCGCATTACTGATGGTGAAGAGAGCTTAATGGATCTGGAGTTTTTGCAAACCGACGCCGCTGTTAACCAAGGTAATTCCGGCGGCCCCTTATTTAATAAAGAGGGTCGACTGATTGGTATTGTGAGCCATATTCGCACCCAAAGCGGCGGCAACGAAGGCCTTGGCTTTGCCGCCAGTATTAATATGGCCAAAAGCCTGATGCTGGATGAAGGCCCCTTTTGGTTTGGCGCCCAATTTATTGCATTAACAGAAAAACTCACCCAGGCATTAAATATCCCCTACAAAGAAGGCTTATTGGTACAACGGGTGGCCAAGGGGTCTATCGGTGATGCTCTGGGACTTAGGGAAGGAACACTGCCCGTTAAAATCAAGGACAACACCGTTTTACTCGGTGGCGATGTTCTGGTCGAAATAGGCGGTGATACGATTTATATTAATCGCGCCGGGCGCAATCGCCTGTTTGACTATATTCACTCCATCCCCCCCGGCGGCGAAATGACGGTAACTGTGATGCGTGGTGGTAAAAAAGTGGTGCTTAGCGCAACCATTCCCGACCGCAGGGATTTGTTCAATTAA
- the rdgB gene encoding RdgB/HAM1 family non-canonical purine NTP pyrophosphatase has translation MKKIVLASGNKGKLNEFQQLLGDSGFEVIPQSHFDVPDAIEDGLSFVENAIIKARHAAKLTGLPAIADDSGLEVDALNGQPGIYSARFAGEGATDPRNNEKLLADLKDIPDAERSARFQCLLVFLRHEYDPTPVICQGTWEGRILFEQHGDNGFGYDPLFWVPEKGCSSAQLPSAVKNRISHRGKAMQLLLGRIAE, from the coding sequence ATGAAAAAAATTGTTCTCGCCAGCGGCAACAAAGGCAAGTTAAACGAATTTCAGCAACTGCTCGGTGACAGTGGTTTTGAGGTAATTCCACAGTCTCACTTCGATGTCCCCGATGCTATCGAAGATGGCCTAAGTTTTGTCGAAAATGCTATTATCAAAGCCCGCCACGCAGCAAAACTGACTGGCCTCCCTGCCATTGCCGATGACTCCGGACTTGAGGTTGATGCACTCAATGGCCAGCCCGGCATTTACTCAGCACGCTTTGCTGGCGAAGGCGCAACGGACCCGCGCAATAATGAAAAGTTATTAGCCGATCTTAAAGATATTCCCGACGCTGAACGCAGCGCTCGTTTTCAATGCCTGTTAGTTTTCCTTCGCCATGAATATGACCCCACTCCTGTTATTTGCCAAGGAACTTGGGAAGGTCGAATTTTGTTTGAACAACATGGTGACAATGGCTTTGGTTATGACCCGTTATTCTGGGTGCCTGAGAAAGGCTGTAGTTCTGCCCAGTTGCCATCAGCGGTTAAAAACCGCATTAGTCATCGAGGTAAGGCTATGCAGTTGTTGCTAGGGAGAATCGCTGAGTAG
- a CDS encoding type IV pilus twitching motility protein PilT translates to MDITELLAFSAKQGASDLHLSAGLPPMIRVDGDVRRINLPPMEHKQVHSLIYEIMNDKQRKDFEEFLETDFSFEVPGVARFRVNAFNQNRGAGAVFRTIPSKVLSMEELGMGQVFRDVSMVPRGLVLVTGPTGSGKSTTLAAMMDYINDNKYEHVLTIEDPIEFVHESKKCLVNQREVHRDTHGFNEALRSALREDPDIILVGELRDLETIRLAMTAAETGHLVFGTLHTTSAAKTIDRIIDVFPAEEKSMVRSMLSESLQAVVAQTLLKKAGGGRVAAHEIMIGTSAIRNLIREDKVAQMYSAIQTGGSVGMQTMDQCLTDLIDKRLISRDVAREKARFPENF, encoded by the coding sequence ATGGATATTACTGAACTGTTAGCCTTTAGCGCCAAGCAAGGTGCTTCGGATTTACACCTTTCTGCGGGTTTGCCTCCTATGATCCGGGTGGATGGTGATGTCCGGCGGATTAATTTGCCGCCGATGGAGCACAAGCAGGTCCATAGCCTGATCTATGAGATTATGAACGATAAGCAGCGCAAGGACTTTGAAGAGTTTCTGGAAACGGATTTCTCCTTTGAAGTCCCCGGTGTGGCGCGCTTCCGGGTTAACGCCTTTAACCAGAACCGCGGTGCCGGTGCGGTATTTCGGACCATCCCCTCTAAAGTACTATCGATGGAAGAGTTGGGTATGGGGCAGGTATTTCGCGATGTTTCTATGGTGCCCAGAGGCTTGGTGCTGGTAACGGGGCCTACCGGTTCTGGTAAGTCCACGACGCTGGCAGCGATGATGGACTATATCAATGACAATAAATACGAACATGTACTGACCATTGAAGACCCGATCGAATTTGTCCATGAATCGAAAAAGTGTCTGGTCAACCAGCGTGAGGTGCACCGTGATACCCACGGTTTTAATGAAGCTCTGCGTTCAGCACTGCGTGAAGATCCCGATATTATTCTGGTGGGCGAGCTGCGAGATTTGGAAACCATCCGCCTGGCGATGACCGCGGCAGAAACCGGTCACCTGGTTTTTGGTACGCTGCACACCACCTCGGCGGCAAAAACCATTGACCGTATTATTGATGTATTCCCCGCGGAAGAAAAATCGATGGTGCGTTCGATGCTGTCGGAATCCTTGCAGGCGGTCGTTGCGCAAACACTATTGAAAAAAGCAGGCGGCGGCCGTGTGGCTGCCCATGAAATTATGATTGGTACGTCTGCTATTCGTAATCTGATCCGTGAAGATAAAGTGGCACAAATGTATTCCGCGATTCAAACCGGTGGTTCTGTCGGTATGCAAACGATGGATCAATGTCTGACGGATTTAATTGATAAGCGTTTAATTAGTCGCGACGTAGCTCGCGAGAAAGCTCGATTCCCGGAAAACTTTTAA
- a CDS encoding diguanylate cyclase, which produces MKKVLIVEDSSTVTKILKHLIKQHPDITALFAGSLAEGQALYEQYGDEIFAGIIDLNLPDAPNGEMVDYLLHKELPVIVLTANYQEDRREQLLDKGIVDYIIKESRYSYNYALNLIHRLEKNQTIKILIAEDSRPTRTFIKALLEKHLYQVMEASNGLEALDVLKDNPDIKLLITDYHMPEMDGFDLVRAIRHNVDKSGLVIIGLSGEGKGSLSAKFIKNGANDFLQKPFSHEELYCRVMHNIEELELIEQIQDTANRDYLTNLHNRRYYFDKGEVLYNNAVNNDTPFAVAMIDIDHFKQINDNYGHEAGDKVLVFLAEELRLAFSRFVVARLGGEEFSILMPGLSNEQAFTLLDKFRGMASAMTIDINADDGELLNISLSMGVTNYLHESLDQQLHYADQLLYRAKEAGRNMVVGDEDADE; this is translated from the coding sequence ATGAAAAAAGTCCTGATTGTTGAAGATAGCAGTACCGTCACCAAGATCCTTAAGCACCTGATTAAACAGCACCCGGATATCACGGCATTATTTGCTGGCAGCCTTGCCGAGGGCCAGGCCCTTTATGAACAATATGGCGATGAAATATTTGCCGGGATTATTGATCTTAACCTGCCCGACGCCCCCAATGGCGAGATGGTGGATTATCTATTACATAAAGAGCTGCCCGTCATTGTACTCACCGCCAACTACCAGGAAGACAGGCGCGAGCAGTTACTGGACAAAGGCATCGTTGATTACATTATTAAAGAGAGTCGCTATTCCTATAACTATGCCCTGAACTTAATCCACCGGTTGGAAAAAAACCAGACGATAAAAATTCTTATTGCTGAAGACTCTCGTCCAACTCGCACCTTTATCAAAGCCTTGCTGGAAAAACATCTTTATCAGGTCATGGAAGCCTCCAATGGTCTGGAAGCGTTAGACGTCCTTAAAGACAACCCGGATATCAAATTATTAATTACCGACTACCATATGCCCGAAATGGATGGCTTTGATTTGGTGAGAGCCATTCGCCACAATGTGGATAAATCCGGGCTGGTTATTATTGGCTTGTCAGGCGAAGGCAAAGGCTCTTTGTCGGCTAAATTTATTAAAAACGGCGCCAATGACTTTTTGCAAAAACCTTTTTCCCATGAAGAACTGTATTGCCGGGTCATGCACAATATTGAAGAGCTGGAACTGATTGAACAAATCCAAGATACCGCCAACCGCGACTACCTGACCAATCTACATAACCGCCGTTATTATTTTGATAAGGGCGAAGTCCTTTATAACAATGCGGTTAATAATGACACCCCCTTTGCTGTTGCCATGATTGATATTGATCACTTTAAGCAAATCAATGATAACTACGGTCACGAAGCCGGTGATAAGGTATTAGTCTTTTTAGCGGAAGAACTTAGACTGGCCTTTTCCCGCTTTGTTGTGGCCAGACTTGGCGGCGAAGAGTTTTCTATTTTAATGCCCGGCCTAAGCAATGAGCAGGCCTTTACGCTATTGGATAAATTCCGCGGCATGGCCTCTGCAATGACTATTGATATTAATGCCGACGATGGCGAGCTGTTAAATATCTCTCTTAGCATGGGGGTTACCAATTACCTCCATGAAAGTCTGGACCAGCAACTGCATTATGCCGACCAATTACTGTATCGCGCCAAGGAAGCGGGCCGCAATATGGTCGTCGGTGATGAAGATGCCGATGAGTAA
- a CDS encoding glycerophosphodiester phosphodiesterase family protein, producing MHDLLIAHRGWQRRYPENTLLGIEQALLLGARHIEIDIQLTADAVPVLCHDQTLERLSASPLNINHCLYTDLAEHSAYEPQRLGDQFLGTPLSTLAECLTLLADYPETTLYIELKVESAKTFGADCIFEAIHPLIQHCANPYAVISFSLELLQLFQQRGGHRVVPVLSSWQQAFSEEVQILNPPLIFCDIHLIPEDSTPADLPYPSAFYEVDRPELAQQLLSEGAALIETFAIGEMLNAESTANT from the coding sequence ATGCATGACCTCCTGATCGCCCATCGCGGCTGGCAACGGCGCTACCCTGAAAACACCTTGTTAGGCATAGAGCAAGCTTTGCTGCTTGGGGCCAGGCATATAGAAATTGATATACAACTGACCGCAGACGCTGTGCCCGTACTCTGCCATGACCAAACCCTTGAACGACTTAGCGCCAGCCCACTCAATATTAATCACTGCCTTTATACTGACCTGGCCGAACACTCCGCCTATGAACCCCAGCGCCTCGGTGACCAGTTTTTGGGCACGCCGCTGTCTACCCTCGCCGAGTGCCTGACACTGCTGGCAGACTACCCGGAGACAACGCTCTATATTGAACTCAAAGTCGAGTCGGCCAAAACCTTTGGCGCCGATTGTATTTTTGAAGCTATTCACCCCCTGATTCAGCACTGCGCCAACCCCTATGCCGTGATCAGTTTTTCGCTTGAGCTGTTGCAGCTTTTTCAACAGCGAGGCGGGCATCGAGTGGTGCCCGTATTATCAAGCTGGCAGCAGGCATTTTCCGAGGAAGTTCAAATACTCAACCCTCCACTGATTTTCTGTGATATTCATTTAATCCCTGAAGATAGCACCCCCGCCGACCTGCCCTACCCCTCGGCTTTCTATGAAGTCGACAGACCAGAACTCGCTCAGCAATTGTTAAGCGAAGGCGCCGCATTGATTGAAACCTTTGCCATTGGTGAGATGCTCAACGCTGAATCTACAGCCAATACGTGA
- a CDS encoding NUDIX domain-containing protein produces the protein MSQAPIKYCPQCGSFTINQPLDGLERIQCGVGCGYVHWDNPTPVVAAIVEYNGQVLLARNAQWPEGWFALITGFLEKGESPEQSVIREVKEELNLEGVITEFVGNYSFYQANQLLIVFHVTATGSIKLNEELVEYKLQNKEDVVPWDMGTGPAIKDWLAAQLQ, from the coding sequence ATGAGTCAAGCCCCGATAAAATATTGCCCCCAATGTGGCTCCTTTACCATTAACCAGCCTTTAGATGGGTTGGAGCGTATCCAGTGTGGTGTTGGCTGTGGCTATGTGCATTGGGATAACCCCACTCCGGTGGTTGCCGCTATTGTTGAATATAACGGGCAGGTACTACTGGCTAGAAATGCACAGTGGCCCGAAGGCTGGTTTGCCCTGATTACCGGCTTTCTGGAAAAAGGGGAGTCACCAGAGCAATCGGTCATCAGGGAGGTAAAAGAAGAATTAAATCTGGAGGGGGTGATTACGGAGTTTGTCGGCAACTATTCTTTTTATCAGGCCAACCAGTTACTGATTGTTTTTCATGTGACCGCTACGGGCAGCATAAAACTTAATGAAGAATTGGTAGAGTATAAGCTGCAAAACAAAGAAGATGTGGTGCCCTGGGATATGGGCACCGGGCCAGCGATCAAAGATTGGCTGGCCGCGCAGTTACAGTAA
- the proC gene encoding pyrroline-5-carboxylate reductase: MSNPNIAFIGAGNMASSIIGGLVAKGFDASAITASDPYPESLANLQKVAPVNITDNNHQAIAHADVVVLAVKPQVMKPVLEELASSAQQHKPLIISIAAGIESSSLDKWLGGAMPIVRCMPNTPALVQSGATALFANSKVTGEQKTLADTILRAVGIALWVDQESALDAVTAVSGSGPAYFFLVMEAMQAAGEQLGLSADVAKQLTLQTALGAAQMAIASDVETDELRRRVTSPGGTTAEAIKVFEDEGLRQTFNRALVACRDRSEELAKIMDSDS, translated from the coding sequence TTGTCTAACCCTAACATTGCCTTTATCGGCGCAGGCAATATGGCCTCAAGCATTATTGGCGGCCTTGTGGCCAAAGGTTTTGATGCCAGCGCCATTACCGCCAGCGACCCTTATCCGGAGTCCCTTGCCAATCTGCAAAAAGTGGCGCCGGTCAATATCACCGATAACAACCACCAGGCTATCGCCCATGCCGATGTTGTCGTGCTGGCCGTTAAGCCCCAGGTAATGAAGCCGGTACTGGAAGAGCTCGCCAGTAGCGCCCAGCAGCACAAACCCTTAATTATCTCCATTGCCGCGGGTATCGAAAGCAGCAGCCTGGATAAATGGCTGGGGGGCGCTATGCCCATTGTCCGCTGCATGCCCAATACGCCGGCGCTGGTTCAAAGTGGTGCTACCGCCCTGTTTGCCAACAGCAAGGTCACTGGTGAGCAAAAAACGCTGGCCGACACTATCCTGCGTGCCGTTGGCATTGCCCTGTGGGTCGATCAGGAAAGTGCGCTGGATGCAGTGACAGCCGTCTCAGGCAGTGGACCCGCCTATTTCTTTTTAGTGATGGAAGCCATGCAGGCTGCTGGTGAGCAATTAGGCTTAAGCGCCGATGTGGCCAAACAGCTGACGTTACAGACGGCTTTGGGCGCCGCACAGATGGCGATAGCCAGTGATGTTGAAACCGACGAACTGCGCCGCCGAGTGACTTCCCCCGGTGGCACCACCGCTGAAGCCATTAAAGTGTTTGAAGACGAAGGCTTAAGACAAACCTTTAACCGGGCATTAGTGGCCTGCCGTGACCGCTCTGAAGAGCTGGCAAAAATAATGGATAGCGACAGCTAA
- the metW gene encoding methionine biosynthesis protein MetW: MRFDLEVIPHWIKPGSRVLDLGCGDGELLQKLQNDKQVNGLGIEIDEEQITACIGKGLNIVEQDLNKGLANFQDDSFDIVVMAHALQTLHDPHVVIDEMLRVGKECIVTFPNFAHWSCRLHLNTKGRMPVSKFMPYSWYDTPNIHFCTVKDFEVLCAENAIKVLSSTVVSHDSSESFLGALLPNLFGVTAVYHISR, translated from the coding sequence ATGCGCTTTGATTTAGAGGTTATTCCACACTGGATAAAACCGGGGTCGAGGGTACTGGACCTCGGCTGCGGTGATGGTGAGCTATTACAAAAACTGCAAAACGACAAGCAGGTTAATGGCTTAGGCATAGAAATTGATGAAGAGCAAATTACCGCCTGTATTGGCAAAGGTTTAAATATTGTTGAACAGGATCTGAATAAGGGCCTGGCCAATTTCCAGGATGATAGCTTTGATATTGTCGTTATGGCCCACGCCCTACAAACGCTGCATGACCCCCATGTCGTTATTGATGAAATGCTGCGGGTCGGCAAAGAGTGTATCGTCACCTTTCCTAATTTTGCCCACTGGTCTTGTCGGCTACACCTCAATACCAAAGGCAGAATGCCGGTCTCCAAGTTTATGCCTTACAGCTGGTACGACACACCCAATATCCACTTTTGTACGGTAAAAGATTTTGAAGTACTCTGTGCGGAAAATGCTATCAAGGTGCTTTCAAGTACCGTCGTCAGCCATGATAGCAGTGAAAGTTTTTTAGGTGCCTTACTACCCAATCTATTTGGGGTAACAGCGGTTTACCATATCAGTCGATAA
- a CDS encoding YggS family pyridoxal phosphate-dependent enzyme, translating to MSPSIPLNIAKLQQRIAEAEQKYQRKPGSVQLMAVSKTRPAAMIREAAAAGVTEVGENYLQEALDKQQELADLKLNWHFIGPIQSNKTRAIAEHFDWVHSVDRLKIAQRLNDQRPAAMAPLNICLQVNICDEPSKSGLGLTQLEDLAEQLVALPNLSLRGLMAIPRATDDITEQRRAFALLSKALDQLQPKYPSMTVLSMGMSKDMDAAIAEGASIVRIGTDIFGPRQ from the coding sequence ATGTCGCCATCGATTCCATTAAATATAGCAAAGCTCCAGCAACGCATCGCAGAAGCTGAGCAAAAATATCAGCGAAAGCCCGGTTCCGTGCAATTAATGGCGGTTAGCAAGACCCGCCCAGCGGCTATGATACGCGAGGCCGCGGCGGCAGGCGTCACCGAGGTGGGGGAGAATTATTTGCAGGAAGCCCTGGATAAACAGCAGGAACTGGCAGACCTGAAGCTGAACTGGCACTTTATCGGCCCGATCCAATCCAATAAAACACGCGCCATTGCCGAGCACTTTGACTGGGTCCATAGCGTCGACCGGCTAAAAATCGCCCAGCGCCTGAATGACCAGCGCCCGGCGGCTATGGCCCCCTTAAATATCTGCCTACAGGTGAATATCTGTGACGAGCCGAGCAAGTCCGGGCTGGGACTTACGCAACTGGAGGATCTGGCAGAGCAGCTGGTCGCCCTGCCCAATCTCAGCCTGCGAGGTTTAATGGCGATACCCCGAGCGACGGACGATATCACCGAGCAGCGGCGGGCCTTTGCCCTGCTCAGCAAGGCCCTTGATCAACTGCAACCCAAATACCCCAGCATGACCGTACTCTCTATGGGCATGTCTAAAGATATGGATGCCGCTATTGCCGAAGGGGCCTCCATTGTCCGTATTGGCACGGATATTTTTGGCCCGCGCCAATGA
- a CDS encoding DUF4426 domain-containing protein — protein MFRKLLFLVALAFGNLAVAQPDTTKVFGDYDVHYSVLNSTFISPTVAQTYGIVRGKDRALINIAVRQRLERGETRAKKSMVSGSSSDLIHSAPLNFTEIVEQDAIYYIAELRFNNKELRTFTISIQPDANIAPYTLKFNKTLYFN, from the coding sequence ATGTTTAGAAAATTATTGTTTTTAGTCGCCCTGGCTTTCGGCAATCTGGCTGTGGCACAACCAGACACAACGAAAGTGTTTGGTGACTACGATGTACATTACAGCGTTTTAAACTCTACGTTTATTAGCCCTACTGTTGCTCAAACCTACGGCATTGTTCGCGGCAAAGATCGCGCATTGATAAATATTGCGGTTAGGCAGCGTTTAGAACGCGGCGAAACCAGGGCCAAAAAATCCATGGTCTCCGGCAGCAGTTCTGATTTAATTCATTCAGCGCCATTAAATTTTACTGAGATTGTTGAGCAGGATGCGATTTACTATATCGCTGAACTGCGCTTTAACAATAAGGAACTACGTACCTTTACTATCAGCATCCAGCCGGATGCCAATATTGCGCCCTATACATTAAAGTTTAATAAAACCCTTTATTTCAACTAA
- a CDS encoding YggT family protein, with translation MGALQDIGNLLIQTFFNLYILALLLRLLLQVARADFYNPISQFLVKATQPVLKPVRGKIPSIGSIDTATLVIVLLLQIIATALLVVIQGYAIPNPLSLLIWGALGTVGMVINIYFVAILASIILSWVAPGSYNPAILLLHQLTEPVMKPFRKLLPSMGGLDLSPIFVFLTINILQIILNHLAASTGLPTAYVIGI, from the coding sequence ATGGGCGCTTTGCAAGATATTGGCAATTTACTTATCCAGACATTTTTTAATCTCTATATTCTGGCTCTGTTGCTACGCCTGTTATTACAAGTAGCCAGAGCGGATTTTTATAATCCAATCTCACAATTTTTAGTCAAGGCAACCCAGCCAGTACTGAAACCAGTGAGAGGAAAGATTCCCAGTATAGGCAGCATTGATACTGCGACTCTGGTTATCGTTTTACTGCTACAAATTATTGCCACAGCACTGCTGGTTGTTATTCAAGGCTATGCCATACCCAACCCCCTCTCCTTACTGATCTGGGGTGCGCTCGGTACGGTGGGCATGGTCATTAATATTTATTTTGTGGCCATTCTGGCTTCAATTATTTTAAGCTGGGTGGCACCGGGCAGTTACAACCCTGCCATCTTGCTCTTGCATCAATTAACCGAACCGGTGATGAAACCTTTCCGCAAGCTATTACCATCCATGGGTGGGCTGGACTTATCGCCGATCTTTGTTTTTCTAACCATTAATATATTGCAAATTATTCTCAATCATTTGGCCGCCTCTACCGGCTTGCCGACAGCTTATGTGATTGGAATTTAG
- the metX gene encoding homoserine O-succinyltransferase MetX, protein MSEQSVDNVATESQPQSIGIVTPQSQHFDQPLVLASGRVLSEYDVVYETYGELNADKSNAILICHALSGHHHAAGFHQGDKKPGWWDHYIGPGKPIDSQRFFIVSMNNLGGCHGSTGPTSINPETGKAWQSDFPHMRCRDWVNSQRNLMKLLGIDQWAAVIGGSLGGMQAMRWALEYPDELRHCIVIASATKLTAQNIAFNEVARQAISSDPDFHDGFYIDHNVIPKRGLRLARMVGHITYLSEDGMGQKFGRELKAGSFMLGSDDDVEFQVESYLRYQGDMFSEVFDANTYILMTKALDYFDLAREYGDDAIAAFSHAKCSFFVVSFTSDWRFSTQRSREIVDALVAANKPVSYAEIEADFGHDAFLIPNKRYENVFHAYMQRVAEGCQ, encoded by the coding sequence ATGTCAGAGCAATCTGTCGACAACGTAGCAACCGAAAGCCAGCCACAGTCTATTGGTATTGTCACGCCACAAAGCCAACACTTCGATCAACCACTGGTGCTGGCCAGTGGCAGGGTGTTATCAGAATATGACGTCGTCTATGAGACCTATGGCGAATTAAACGCGGATAAATCCAATGCTATTTTAATTTGCCATGCCCTGTCGGGTCACCATCATGCCGCAGGCTTTCATCAAGGCGATAAAAAGCCCGGCTGGTGGGATCACTATATCGGCCCGGGTAAGCCTATCGATAGCCAGCGCTTTTTTATTGTTAGCATGAACAATCTTGGTGGTTGCCACGGCTCAACCGGCCCCACCTCGATTAACCCCGAGACAGGCAAGGCCTGGCAAAGTGATTTTCCACATATGCGCTGTCGCGACTGGGTCAATAGCCAACGTAACTTAATGAAGCTGTTAGGCATTGATCAGTGGGCCGCCGTTATCGGTGGCAGTCTTGGCGGTATGCAAGCTATGCGCTGGGCACTGGAATATCCGGATGAACTGCGCCACTGCATAGTCATTGCCTCAGCCACCAAATTGACCGCGCAAAATATCGCCTTTAATGAAGTCGCCCGGCAAGCTATAAGCTCGGACCCGGATTTTCATGATGGTTTTTACATCGACCACAATGTCATTCCTAAAAGAGGACTACGACTGGCAAGAATGGTTGGCCATATCACTTATTTATCTGAAGATGGTATGGGGCAGAAATTTGGCCGCGAACTAAAAGCCGGTTCTTTTATGCTCGGTTCTGATGATGATGTTGAATTTCAGGTTGAAAGTTATCTGCGCTATCAGGGGGATATGTTTTCAGAAGTCTTTGATGCTAACACCTATATCCTAATGACCAAGGCATTGGATTATTTTGATTTGGCCAGAGAATATGGTGACGATGCCATTGCCGCTTTCAGTCACGCCAAGTGCTCGTTTTTTGTGGTCTCGTTTACCTCTGACTGGCGATTTTCGACCCAGCGCTCACGGGAAATTGTTGACGCACTGGTCGCTGCCAATAAGCCGGTCAGCTATGCAGAAATTGAAGCGGACTTTGGTCACGATGCTTTTCTAATCCCGAATAAACGCTATGAAAATGTCTTTCATGCCTATATGCAACGTGTTGCCGAGGGCTGCCAATAA